In the genome of Terribacillus sp. FSL K6-0262, one region contains:
- a CDS encoding FAD-binding oxidoreductase, with product MHIAIIGAGIAGSVTAYKLAKAGMQVTVIDRFDNGQATDAAAGIVCPWLSQRRNKDWYQLAKGGAGYYPEIIEELRLDGEAETGYAKVGALSLHPDPKKLDAMLERAEKRKADAPEIGTVTRLDEDDARRLFPLLAPGYGAVHVSGAARVDGRALRNSLHRAAKKYNARFITADARLSMKAGQISVIAGDEEWTPDQVAVTAGAWADQLLEPLGYSLQVSFQKAQICHLQLQAAKTEEWPVIMPPNDQYLLAFPDGRIVAGATHENDAEMDTSITAGGVHEVLTKALQLAPGLAEASMAETRVGFRPFTPGFLPVFGRMPKHPNLYMMNGLGASGLTMGPFVADQLTKLMLGQETDIDISAYDPEGALA from the coding sequence ATGCATATTGCAATCATTGGAGCTGGAATAGCTGGATCCGTTACTGCTTATAAACTTGCCAAAGCTGGTATGCAGGTAACTGTGATCGATCGTTTTGATAATGGACAAGCAACAGATGCAGCAGCCGGGATCGTCTGTCCATGGCTGTCTCAGCGCCGGAATAAGGATTGGTATCAGCTCGCTAAAGGCGGTGCCGGTTATTACCCGGAGATCATCGAGGAACTTCGCCTCGACGGAGAAGCAGAAACAGGCTATGCCAAAGTAGGGGCCTTAAGCCTTCATCCAGATCCGAAGAAGCTTGATGCCATGCTGGAGCGGGCAGAGAAACGAAAAGCGGATGCACCGGAAATTGGTACCGTCACCCGACTTGATGAGGACGATGCACGCCGGCTGTTCCCTTTGCTTGCACCTGGATATGGCGCAGTCCATGTCAGCGGAGCAGCTCGTGTCGACGGCCGGGCTTTGCGCAATAGCTTGCATCGGGCAGCCAAGAAATACAACGCACGTTTCATCACAGCCGATGCACGCCTTTCCATGAAAGCAGGACAAATCTCCGTCATTGCCGGCGATGAGGAATGGACTCCTGATCAAGTGGCTGTCACGGCAGGCGCTTGGGCTGATCAGCTGTTGGAGCCATTAGGCTATTCCCTGCAAGTCAGCTTCCAAAAAGCGCAAATCTGTCATTTGCAGCTGCAAGCTGCCAAGACAGAGGAGTGGCCGGTGATCATGCCTCCAAATGACCAATACCTGCTCGCTTTCCCTGATGGAAGGATAGTAGCCGGTGCCACACATGAAAATGATGCAGAAATGGATACAAGCATCACTGCCGGCGGGGTGCACGAAGTACTGACGAAAGCCTTACAGCTTGCTCCTGGACTGGCTGAAGCGAGCATGGCTGAGACAAGGGTCGGCTTCCGGCCATTTACACCTGGCTTCCTCCCGGTATTCGGCCGCATGCCCAAGCATCCGAATCTCTATATGATGAATGGATTAGGTGCTTCGGGCCTTACGATGGGGCCATTTGTTGCTGATCAGCTCACAAAGCTGATGCTGGGACAAGAAACCGACATCGATATTTCCGCCTATGATCCAGAAGGCGCTTTAGCCTGA
- a CDS encoding GNAT family protein → MGYEIKSLTADDAYTILHWRYAPPYDLYNLTYTEGAVMMLMVGDYYGVYENGSLLGYFCFGEDARVPGGDYSDPSYLDIGIGMAPEMTGQGRGGKFFAEIQRWIEANTQKNRFRLTVALFNERAIRLYEKSGFRETGRFARETDGLVFMVMTKSPS, encoded by the coding sequence ATGGGATATGAGATAAAATCTTTAACCGCTGATGATGCGTATACAATATTACATTGGCGTTATGCCCCTCCTTACGATCTTTATAACCTCACCTATACGGAAGGTGCGGTCATGATGCTCATGGTAGGTGACTATTACGGGGTATATGAAAATGGTTCTTTGCTGGGTTATTTCTGTTTCGGGGAGGATGCCCGTGTGCCTGGCGGTGATTACAGCGATCCTTCCTATCTTGATATTGGGATCGGAATGGCGCCTGAAATGACCGGGCAGGGAAGAGGAGGAAAGTTTTTCGCTGAAATTCAGCGTTGGATCGAAGCTAATACGCAAAAGAACCGTTTCCGGCTTACGGTAGCTTTGTTCAATGAACGGGCTATACGTCTTTATGAAAAGTCCGGATTCAGGGAAACAGGACGTTTTGCGAGGGAAACGGATGGATTGGTATTCATGGTTATGACAAAGAGCCCAAGTTGA
- a CDS encoding LysR family transcriptional regulator encodes MELRQLRYLVEIVKQKRLTKAAESLHVSQPALSKAIKSLEEELGITLFNRTNKSSTLTDAGKVVHTYAQQVLAQLDEMQTTLQDLTDLRQGAVTIGIPPIIGSLFFPKVMARFHQTYPNVTINITEYGAARVVKAVDEGEFELGVAVLPLDETEFNYYPIVEEEMKLMVHRDHPLAKRELVELKELKNEDFIFYNEEFALHDIMRKRCIEEGFEPHILFKSAQWDFISEMVAADLGVSLLPESICNRTYNADIRIIDITPSIPWNLAIITKKDRYISYAGRRFIEFFL; translated from the coding sequence ATGGAATTACGGCAGCTGCGATATCTGGTCGAAATCGTGAAACAAAAAAGATTGACAAAAGCAGCCGAGAGCCTCCATGTATCCCAGCCGGCTCTCAGCAAGGCGATCAAGAGCCTGGAAGAGGAACTCGGCATCACTTTATTCAATCGCACGAACAAATCAAGTACCTTGACGGATGCAGGGAAGGTCGTCCATACCTACGCCCAGCAAGTGCTTGCTCAATTGGACGAAATGCAGACAACACTTCAAGATCTCACCGACTTGAGGCAAGGGGCGGTCACCATCGGGATCCCACCGATCATCGGCAGTCTCTTTTTCCCGAAAGTGATGGCGCGCTTCCATCAGACCTATCCGAATGTCACGATCAACATCACCGAATACGGCGCAGCTCGTGTCGTCAAGGCGGTGGATGAAGGGGAATTCGAGCTTGGGGTGGCAGTCCTTCCTCTTGATGAAACAGAGTTCAACTATTATCCGATCGTCGAGGAGGAGATGAAGCTGATGGTCCACCGCGATCATCCGCTGGCCAAACGGGAATTGGTCGAGCTCAAGGAATTGAAGAATGAAGATTTCATTTTCTATAATGAGGAATTCGCTTTGCACGATATCATGCGGAAACGCTGCATAGAAGAAGGGTTCGAACCGCATATCCTCTTCAAAAGTGCACAATGGGATTTCATCAGCGAAATGGTAGCTGCCGACCTTGGTGTCAGCCTGCTTCCGGAGTCCATCTGTAATCGGACCTATAATGCCGACATCCGGATCATCGATATAACACCCTCCATCCCATGGAACTTGGCAATCATCACAAAGAAAGATAGATATATTTCCTATGCCGGCAGACGATTCATAGAATTTTTCCTCTGA
- a CDS encoding CidA/LrgA family protein gives MVLKTITMLSQLALIHVFYFAGVGLAHILSLPVPGSIVGLVLLLLSLFTGIIKLEWIEKAGGWLLAELLLFFVPSAVGILNYKEILNWQGLETVLLILISTFIVMAATGFTAEKLYRRKRKGGHTS, from the coding sequence ATGGTACTAAAAACAATTACCATGCTTTCTCAGCTAGCGCTCATTCACGTTTTTTATTTTGCCGGAGTCGGCTTAGCACATATACTATCACTTCCGGTACCAGGCTCGATCGTAGGTCTGGTCTTGTTATTACTAAGCTTATTTACAGGCATCATCAAACTGGAGTGGATCGAGAAAGCAGGAGGCTGGCTGTTGGCAGAACTTCTGCTTTTCTTTGTCCCCTCCGCCGTCGGTATCCTGAATTATAAAGAGATACTGAACTGGCAAGGCTTGGAGACCGTCCTGCTCATCCTGATCAGTACCTTCATCGTGATGGCCGCTACTGGATTCACTGCTGAGAAGCTGTATAGAAGAAAAAGAAAAGGAGGACACACATCATGA
- a CDS encoding LrgB family protein encodes MTAALIILIGTIVTYVIYRASKVVYKKWPLPFFHPLLLCPLILIAIIQSSHLDPSEYALSSSLLTHMLGPATVAFAIPIYKHAHLLRKNIMIILTSIAAGTLVAIGSSLLLSLVMRFNGDLLISILPRSITTPIAIEVSKTIGGLPTLTTVFVIVTGVTGGIIGPYVIRLMALKSPVARGLALGMGAHGVGTNKAMEYGEQEGTFSTIGMIMAAGMTLIWGGLLIPSLLQITIL; translated from the coding sequence ATGACTGCTGCGCTTATCATTTTAATCGGCACCATTGTGACCTATGTCATTTATCGCGCTTCCAAAGTCGTGTATAAAAAATGGCCCCTGCCGTTCTTCCATCCGCTGCTGCTGTGTCCGCTCATTCTGATTGCAATCATTCAATCATCCCATTTGGATCCCAGTGAATACGCCTTGTCTTCCAGCTTGTTGACCCATATGCTCGGACCAGCGACTGTTGCCTTTGCGATTCCCATCTATAAGCATGCTCACTTGCTGCGAAAGAATATCATGATCATTCTTACAAGTATTGCAGCGGGTACATTGGTTGCAATCGGTTCTTCGCTGCTGTTAAGTCTGGTCATGCGATTCAATGGCGATTTACTGATAAGCATCCTGCCACGGTCGATAACAACACCAATTGCGATCGAAGTTTCGAAGACAATCGGCGGCTTACCGACATTGACGACCGTTTTCGTCATCGTCACTGGTGTCACCGGCGGTATCATCGGACCTTATGTCATCCGTCTGATGGCACTTAAATCACCAGTGGCCCGCGGCTTGGCGCTTGGCATGGGCGCTCATGGCGTAGGCACCAACAAAGCAATGGAATATGGCGAGCAAGAAGGGACATTCTCCACGATAGGCATGATCATGGCTGCTGGTATGACATTGATTTGGGGCGGCTTGCTCATCCCTTCCTTGCTGCAGATCACCATCCTATGA
- a CDS encoding disulfide oxidoreductase, which yields MNKGLLFAWITAVAAMLGSLYFSEIMKFVPCTLCWYQRILMYPLAIILGIAFYKNDVRIYKYVLPLSILGILISGYHYLHQKVPALQGASLCSSGVPCSGYYINWLGFITIPLLAFTAFVIITVSMFILRKKHA from the coding sequence ATGAATAAGGGTTTGTTATTTGCCTGGATAACAGCAGTCGCTGCCATGCTGGGAAGCCTCTATTTCAGTGAAATAATGAAGTTCGTTCCATGTACGCTCTGCTGGTATCAGCGGATCCTCATGTATCCGCTTGCCATCATCCTTGGCATCGCGTTTTATAAGAACGATGTGCGGATCTATAAATATGTGCTGCCGCTCAGTATTCTCGGCATACTCATATCGGGCTATCATTATTTGCATCAGAAAGTACCTGCGCTGCAGGGGGCGAGTCTATGCTCCAGCGGAGTGCCATGTTCAGGTTATTATATCAACTGGCTCGGATTCATTACGATTCCGCTGCTGGCATTCACTGCTTTCGTGATCATCACAGTAAGCATGTTCATCCTTCGTAAAAAACATGCATAA
- a CDS encoding DsbA family protein: MAKKKSAGNTSQAASKASKVIVWVVLAIVILVVALVLINSYSGSDEVQDIDYSNQPFLGDENAPVKIIEFGDYKCIHCQEFHDNNFPVIDQELIETGKASFYFMNMPIINADSEKGARFSEAVYQVLGDDGFWKFHDVLFAEDLNTSFTDDFLMDKLREVVSDEEAEEVLQVYQDNGTDDAVSTDTELADELGVTGTPTIFVNGKLFEGEDMNDLIEMVDEETQGAN, encoded by the coding sequence ATGGCAAAGAAGAAATCCGCAGGCAACACATCACAGGCTGCTTCCAAAGCCTCGAAGGTCATCGTCTGGGTTGTCCTGGCTATTGTCATTCTGGTTGTGGCGCTGGTCCTTATCAATTCCTATTCCGGCAGCGATGAGGTACAGGACATCGACTACAGCAATCAGCCATTCCTCGGTGATGAAAATGCCCCGGTTAAAATAATTGAATTTGGCGATTACAAATGCATCCACTGCCAAGAGTTCCACGATAATAACTTCCCGGTGATCGATCAAGAACTGATTGAAACTGGTAAAGCTAGTTTTTATTTCATGAATATGCCGATCATCAATGCGGACTCAGAGAAGGGTGCACGTTTCAGTGAGGCCGTTTACCAAGTCCTTGGGGATGATGGATTCTGGAAATTCCATGATGTTCTCTTTGCAGAAGACTTGAACACGAGTTTCACCGATGACTTCCTGATGGACAAGCTGCGTGAAGTGGTCAGTGACGAAGAAGCCGAAGAGGTGCTGCAAGTGTATCAGGATAATGGCACCGATGATGCCGTTTCAACGGATACGGAGCTTGCCGATGAGCTTGGTGTCACAGGTACACCTACCATCTTTGTGAATGGGAAACTGTTCGAAGGCGAGGATATGAACGATTTGATCGAGATGGTGGATGAGGAAACACAGGGGGCGAACTGA
- a CDS encoding FUSC family protein yields the protein MKEYHLPQAPARLSLRDALRVRSAAYPWNRAIGSGLATCLPILIGFLLGDITHGFSAALGAFTFLYIGAETYKQRAKKLAAVAICLAVSMVLGTLLAPHTILLSIVAGIIGVIAFYVLNTLQLLIPGPMFFVLIFSMATGLPLDPQSAWERGFYVLLGGALSWLLAMSSWLWTKKNHEKQMLIKSYRQLMALLQSIGTPSFYQMQHLTVLTLKQVDRIIYASKRQPATLRLHELASDIFQTLTQLGNKGFPMDMRKPLEDQLTAVIDALEDAKGNWPAYAASEQTILKTLQSELEQAYDLASQQTPAAPVQVETESAWSVLRNGISRTNITVRHALFYGLFIMIASLLAHWFGFNRPYWVPVACAAVLIGANTTLTIHRAIQRSLGTIVGTLIGGLILSLEPSGFYLIPIVGLLQLCVELVIVRNYVFANMFIAPLVLVLVETMNPGNTVSYFVTARVVDTIFGSLIAILAVLLLWRSIHTRFLPVILKETILHMQELLHAIHSGKQEKKQTKKLINSLLELRAAYERSLGDFPGPQQRAEILWPAIMHAQHAGYLLMSLRKHKDKLTEAQYDAIQNQLGGIMTSLATRQPVSFEQYDELDVQQELNQLQAALTQFYTRNDAAEPAPN from the coding sequence TTGAAGGAATATCATTTACCACAAGCGCCGGCGCGCCTGAGTCTGCGGGATGCATTGCGTGTCAGATCCGCAGCCTATCCCTGGAACCGGGCGATCGGATCTGGTCTTGCCACCTGCCTGCCGATATTGATCGGTTTCCTGTTAGGTGACATCACCCATGGATTCTCGGCCGCGCTTGGTGCTTTCACATTCTTATATATAGGAGCAGAGACGTATAAACAACGTGCCAAGAAACTCGCTGCAGTCGCTATCTGCCTTGCTGTATCCATGGTACTTGGAACCTTGCTTGCCCCTCATACGATCTTACTCTCTATTGTCGCGGGCATCATCGGCGTCATTGCCTTTTATGTTTTGAACACCCTGCAGCTCCTCATCCCTGGTCCGATGTTCTTCGTCTTGATATTCTCCATGGCCACAGGGCTGCCTCTGGACCCGCAGAGCGCCTGGGAAAGAGGATTCTACGTCCTGCTCGGAGGTGCACTCTCCTGGCTTTTGGCCATGTCAAGCTGGCTCTGGACAAAAAAAAACCACGAAAAGCAAATGCTTATCAAATCTTACCGTCAGCTTATGGCCTTGCTGCAGTCCATCGGTACACCGTCGTTTTATCAGATGCAGCATCTGACTGTCCTTACCTTGAAGCAAGTTGATCGAATCATCTATGCATCCAAAAGACAGCCAGCGACACTTCGCCTGCACGAGCTGGCTTCCGATATTTTCCAGACATTGACACAGCTCGGGAATAAAGGTTTCCCAATGGATATGAGAAAACCGCTGGAAGATCAGCTAACCGCTGTCATCGATGCACTCGAAGATGCAAAAGGCAATTGGCCTGCATATGCAGCATCTGAACAAACGATATTAAAAACGCTCCAATCCGAGCTGGAGCAAGCATATGATCTCGCCTCACAGCAAACGCCAGCAGCTCCTGTCCAAGTCGAGACCGAATCTGCTTGGAGCGTGCTTCGCAACGGCATTTCCCGGACAAACATCACCGTCCGTCACGCCTTGTTCTATGGACTGTTCATCATGATTGCATCCTTACTGGCACATTGGTTCGGCTTCAATCGTCCATACTGGGTACCAGTTGCCTGTGCGGCAGTACTCATCGGCGCCAATACAACCCTGACCATTCACCGGGCTATCCAACGGTCGCTTGGCACCATTGTCGGCACCTTGATCGGCGGACTGATTCTATCATTGGAACCGTCCGGCTTTTATCTGATTCCTATTGTCGGTCTGCTCCAGCTATGCGTGGAACTGGTGATCGTACGCAACTACGTATTTGCCAATATGTTCATCGCCCCTCTTGTACTTGTATTGGTGGAAACGATGAATCCAGGCAATACTGTCAGCTATTTCGTGACAGCGAGAGTCGTCGATACCATCTTCGGAAGTTTGATTGCCATTCTGGCTGTCCTGTTATTGTGGCGCAGCATCCATACCCGCTTTTTGCCGGTGATATTGAAGGAAACAATTCTGCATATGCAGGAGCTGCTTCATGCAATTCATTCCGGGAAACAGGAAAAGAAACAAACCAAAAAACTGATAAACAGTCTGCTCGAATTGCGTGCTGCTTATGAAAGAAGTCTCGGTGACTTCCCGGGTCCCCAGCAGCGTGCAGAAATTCTATGGCCAGCCATCATGCATGCCCAGCATGCCGGCTATCTGCTCATGTCCTTGCGCAAACATAAGGATAAGCTGACGGAAGCTCAATACGATGCGATCCAAAACCAGCTCGGCGGTATCATGACCAGCCTGGCAACACGGCAGCCTGTTTCCTTTGAACAATACGACGAGCTTGATGTACAGCAGGAACTCAATCAGCTGCAAGCCGCACTTACACAGTTTTATACAAGAAATGATGCGGCCGAGCCCGCACCGAATTGA
- a CDS encoding NAD(P)H-binding protein: MQTGQKKRPVVALTGASSHIGSHLLDKLKGRFDIIALSHSADKRESTEHVTWRSCDLFSQIDTEKGLYGADIAVYLVHSMRPSAKLTQARDEDMDVILADNFAQAAKKNGVKQIIYLSGIIPPEEKRSRHLRTKSEAEKILGSYGVSVTTVRTGLIVGSIGASAEKSDKQLPVILSSWTRHCQKTKLPSRQDVRSIQRMPLPDAKDANWAARHYMSWLSDSLRPFVRTAIDEHLNCKIYLTVTKKPLLILSYAKKRSTPHRALYYITGGLFANTKESQSGRIEFRNIPGKQEMIIAIHEYVPSLPWTVYKYTQAPIHMLVMYLYKKHLERLIDQKQSDYHAPQHAIQH; encoded by the coding sequence ATGCAGACAGGACAGAAGAAAAGGCCGGTCGTCGCCTTGACAGGAGCAAGCAGCCATATCGGCAGTCATCTATTGGATAAATTGAAAGGACGCTTTGATATCATTGCCCTATCCCACAGCGCCGATAAAAGAGAAAGCACAGAACACGTCACTTGGCGATCGTGTGACTTGTTTTCCCAAATCGATACTGAAAAAGGACTGTATGGAGCCGATATCGCTGTCTATCTTGTCCATTCGATGCGCCCTTCCGCCAAGCTTACACAAGCCCGGGATGAGGACATGGATGTCATCTTGGCCGATAATTTCGCCCAGGCTGCCAAAAAGAATGGTGTGAAGCAAATCATTTATTTAAGCGGCATCATACCACCAGAGGAGAAACGATCCCGCCATCTCCGCACCAAATCGGAAGCGGAAAAAATCCTTGGATCGTATGGCGTGTCAGTCACGACTGTCCGCACTGGACTGATTGTTGGATCTATAGGCGCTTCAGCTGAAAAATCGGATAAACAGCTGCCAGTCATACTCTCAAGCTGGACAAGGCACTGCCAGAAAACGAAGCTTCCATCTCGACAGGATGTCCGTTCCATCCAGCGGATGCCGCTTCCTGACGCCAAGGATGCAAATTGGGCAGCCAGACACTATATGAGCTGGCTATCCGACTCACTTCGTCCTTTTGTCCGGACAGCGATTGATGAGCATCTGAATTGCAAGATCTATTTGACAGTCACCAAGAAACCCTTGCTGATTCTTTCCTACGCTAAAAAAAGAAGCACTCCTCATCGTGCGCTTTATTATATTACCGGCGGCCTATTCGCAAACACCAAAGAATCACAAAGCGGACGGATCGAATTCCGCAACATTCCCGGGAAGCAGGAGATGATCATTGCAATCCATGAATATGTACCATCACTTCCTTGGACTGTCTATAAATATACGCAAGCCCCGATCCATATGCTCGTCATGTACTTATATAAGAAACATCTGGAGCGGCTGATCGACCAGAAGCAATCGGATTACCACGCGCCGCAGCATGCCATACAGCATTGA
- a CDS encoding LURP-one-related family protein, translating into MGTYYIKQKVFSFKDSFSVYDEKEQEVYRVKSKLFSFQDRLTITDMDDRPLVAIKQQLSFWKPKYIIVENGERVAEVTKNFTFFKANFSLKPQNWTLDGDVWSHKYTLADENGPLMHVTKKWFTWGDTYEMQIEDESHLLTYIAVMIVLDMVLHNNNGSFPADGGGE; encoded by the coding sequence ATGGGGACTTATTATATCAAGCAGAAAGTATTCAGCTTCAAGGATAGCTTTTCGGTATACGACGAAAAGGAGCAGGAGGTTTACCGCGTCAAAAGTAAACTTTTCTCCTTTCAGGATCGGCTGACGATCACCGATATGGATGATCGGCCGCTTGTTGCGATCAAGCAGCAGCTTTCCTTTTGGAAGCCAAAATATATCATTGTAGAAAATGGCGAGCGGGTGGCTGAAGTCACCAAGAATTTCACCTTTTTCAAAGCGAACTTTTCATTGAAGCCGCAAAACTGGACGCTCGATGGAGATGTGTGGTCCCACAAGTACACATTGGCGGATGAGAATGGGCCGCTGATGCATGTAACAAAGAAGTGGTTCACTTGGGGTGATACGTATGAGATGCAGATAGAGGATGAATCCCATCTGCTTACCTATATCGCTGTCATGATTGTATTGGATATGGTTTTACACAATAATAATGGTTCCTTCCCAGCGGATGGAGGAGGGGAATGA
- a CDS encoding zinc-dependent alcohol dehydrogenase → MKAVTYQGIKDIRVKEVKAPSIKKPDDIIVKLTATAICGSDLHLIHGMIPNMPENYIIGHEPMGVVEEVGPEVTKVKKGDRVVIPFNVSCGECFFCQNHLESQCDNSNENGQVGAYFGYSDNNGGYPGGQAEYMRVPYGNFVPFKIPETSEVADEQLILLADAGSTAFWSVDNGGVKPGDTVIIFGCGPVGLLAQKFAWLKGARRVIAVDYIDYRLEHAKRTNNVEIVNFEKHENTGEYLKEITKGGADVVIDAVGMDGKMTPMEFIGSGLKLQGGALGAFVMAAQCVRKGGNIQVTGAYGGRYNAFPFGDIFQRNITIKTGQAPVIHTMPYLHGLLQDQKVDLADIITHILPLDQAKEGYEKFDTKTDGCIKVILKP, encoded by the coding sequence ATGAAGGCAGTGACATATCAAGGGATAAAGGATATCCGCGTAAAGGAAGTGAAAGCACCTTCGATCAAGAAGCCGGATGATATCATCGTGAAGCTGACTGCCACAGCGATATGCGGATCTGACCTGCATTTGATCCATGGGATGATCCCGAATATGCCGGAGAATTATATCATCGGACATGAGCCGATGGGTGTCGTCGAAGAGGTCGGACCCGAAGTGACAAAGGTGAAAAAGGGTGATCGCGTCGTCATTCCGTTCAACGTAAGCTGCGGAGAGTGCTTCTTCTGTCAAAACCACTTGGAGAGTCAGTGTGATAACAGCAATGAAAATGGCCAGGTGGGTGCTTATTTCGGCTACTCGGACAATAATGGCGGCTATCCAGGGGGCCAAGCAGAATACATGCGTGTGCCTTATGGTAATTTTGTTCCTTTTAAAATACCGGAAACCTCCGAGGTTGCGGATGAACAGCTGATTTTGCTGGCCGATGCCGGATCGACAGCTTTTTGGTCTGTCGATAATGGAGGCGTGAAGCCCGGAGATACAGTCATCATTTTCGGCTGCGGGCCGGTTGGCTTATTGGCGCAGAAATTCGCATGGCTGAAAGGCGCCAGAAGGGTCATTGCTGTCGATTACATCGATTACCGACTGGAGCATGCCAAGCGAACCAATAATGTGGAAATCGTGAATTTTGAGAAGCATGAGAATACCGGGGAATATTTGAAAGAGATCACGAAAGGTGGTGCCGATGTCGTCATTGATGCTGTCGGTATGGACGGCAAAATGACGCCAATGGAGTTCATCGGCAGTGGGCTGAAGCTCCAGGGCGGGGCATTGGGTGCATTCGTCATGGCAGCGCAGTGTGTGCGCAAGGGCGGCAATATTCAAGTGACAGGAGCGTATGGCGGACGCTATAATGCCTTTCCGTTCGGTGATATCTTCCAGCGCAATATCACAATCAAGACCGGTCAAGCTCCTGTCATCCACACGATGCCCTATTTACACGGGCTGCTGCAAGATCAGAAAGTCGATCTTGCTGACATCATCACGCATATACTGCCGCTTGATCAAGCGAAGGAAGGCTATGAAAAATTCGATACGAAAACAGATGGCTGTATCAAGGTCATCTTGAAACCGTAA
- a CDS encoding spore coat protein, protein MHDYLDPENAKGMPDLMDSAICTEMLITAKSAVNNYAIAVTEAVNPELRQILVRHLEEAIEMQGAISALMAQHNWLFPADPKSQFPFDRKAANTAIDIVSMDLFRYDTDRLGMFATPTNTESKENQP, encoded by the coding sequence ATGCATGATTACTTGGATCCGGAAAATGCAAAAGGGATGCCCGACTTGATGGATTCGGCCATTTGTACGGAAATGCTCATCACGGCGAAGTCGGCTGTGAACAATTATGCGATAGCGGTCACCGAAGCTGTGAATCCGGAATTGCGCCAAATATTGGTGCGCCATTTGGAGGAAGCCATCGAGATGCAGGGCGCTATTTCGGCTTTGATGGCGCAGCACAACTGGCTGTTTCCAGCTGACCCGAAATCACAGTTTCCGTTTGACAGGAAAGCAGCCAATACAGCAATCGATATCGTCAGTATGGATTTATTCCGATATGATACCGACCGTCTGGGTATGTTTGCGACACCGACGAATACCGAATCTAAGGAGAATCAGCCATGA
- a CDS encoding spore coat protein yields the protein MSDNQQLAPHETMEVHELLNFKTTAVMKAKFLQGVVFDQKIKQLMEKDVETSVRQIRELEELYSKSQLVKGAEADA from the coding sequence ATGAGTGATAATCAGCAATTGGCTCCGCATGAAACGATGGAGGTCCATGAGCTGCTTAACTTTAAGACGACAGCAGTCATGAAAGCGAAATTCCTGCAAGGTGTCGTCTTCGATCAGAAAATCAAGCAGCTGATGGAGAAAGATGTGGAAACTTCTGTGCGTCAAATCAGGGAGCTGGAGGAGCTGTACAGCAAGTCCCAGCTGGTAAAGGGGGCTGAAGCGGATGCATGA
- a CDS encoding spore coat protein, with product MDKLIEILGSAREITDQVIVTDLLVTVKTAIINTAKAINETSNEQLRTDLKRKLHEHIEQHERVFSYMMEHGYYYPKRPAQQLHVLNETAETVLTLNRD from the coding sequence ATGGATAAGCTTATTGAAATACTTGGATCCGCTCGTGAAATAACGGATCAAGTAATCGTGACGGATTTGCTGGTTACGGTTAAAACGGCAATCATCAATACCGCCAAGGCAATCAACGAAACCAGCAACGAACAGCTGCGCACCGATTTGAAACGGAAGCTTCACGAGCACATCGAACAGCATGAGCGTGTGTTCAGCTATATGATGGAGCATGGCTATTACTATCCGAAGCGACCGGCTCAGCAGCTGCACGTACTGAATGAGACTGCTGAAACAGTGCTTACATTGAATAGGGATTAA